The Kocuria turfanensis genome contains the following window.
CACGCCCTGCAGGAACAGGAACAGCGCCGCCTGCACGCGCGGCCGGTCCGCGTCCCGCAGGGCGTAGACGGCGCAGGCCAGGAACACCACGGCCGTCATGGCCAGCAGCGGCAGGGAGAGCCCGTCCACGCCCACGTGGTAGCTGCTGCTGACCCCGGGGATCCACGGCACCTGCTCCTCGAACGCCAGCCCGTTGGGACCCGGGTCCTCGTAGCCGGCCCACAGCACGCCCACGAGCAGCAGCTCCACGACGGACACCACCACCCACGCCCAGCGCGCGGCCGCGGGCCCGATCGCGGGCACAGCGGCCAGGACGGCTGCGGCCAGCAGGGGCAGGAAGACGATCAGACTCAGCATGCTCATCCCATCACGGCGTAGACGGACCAGGCCACGACGCCGACGGCGAGCACCGCGACGGCCTGGAGGAAGTACTGATGGACGGCCCCGGTCTGCGGGGCCCGGGCCAGCCGCCCGGCCCGGCGAACCCGGCCGGCGAGGCCCTCGACGGCGCCGTCCACGACCGTGTCGTCGAGCCGGGCCGCACCCCGGCCGGCCGCGTCGGCGGCGTGCGCCGTGGCGCCGACCCCGGCGTCGAGGACCCGGTCGTCGAACCGGGCCGCGGCCCGTGCCAGCACCGGGACGGCCCCGGCCGCGGCGGTCACGGCCCGGTCCAGGACGAGGTCGTCGAACCAGGTCAGGGCGTGTCCCAGGCCCAGCGCGGGGCGGACGACGACGGCGTGCGCGGCGGCCTCCAACCCCAGCCACCGCACGGCCCAGCCCGGCTCGGGGACGCGCACGCGCAGCATCAGCAGCAGGACGACCAGGGCGATCGCGGCCGAGACAACCAGCTCGACGGGCGCCACCGCGCCGTGCCCGCCCACCGCCTCGGCAAGGGCCCGGCTGACCGGGGGCAGGGCGAGCACCCCCAGCAGGGCCGCGCCGGCGGCGAGCACGACCAGCGGGGCCTGCTCCAGCACCCCCACCCGCCCGGTGCCACCGGCCTCCGCCTCCGCACGGGCACCGCGGCGCCAGATCGTCCACAGGACCTTGCCCGCGTAGGCCGCCGACAGGGCCGCCGCCACGAGCCCCGCGGCATAGAGCAGGCCCGAAACCTCGAGCGCCCCGGCGAGCACCGCGTCCTTGGTGGCCCACAGGGACAGCGGGGCGATCCCGGCCAGGGCCAGCGCCCCCACGGTGGCGGTCACGCCCACCACCCGCCACCGGCGGCCGGCCCCGCGCAGTGCGGTGAGCTCCTCGGTGCCCAGCGCGGTCAGCCACGCCCCGGCGGCCAGGAACAGCAGGGCCTTGGTGGAGGCGTGGGCCACCAGGTGGGCCGCGCCTCCGCTGACCGCGCCCACCCCGGCGGCCAGCACCACGAAGCCCAGCTGCGCCACCGTGGACGCCGCCAGCAGCTGCTTGAGCTCCCGCTGGGCCAGGGCCACGAACCCCATCAGCACCGCGGTGGCCACCCCGATCCACGCGGCGGCCGGGCCCGCCCACCCGGTGGAGGTCAGCAGCGGCTCCACGCGCAGCAGCAGGTAGCCGCCCATGGCCACCATCGCCGCGGAGTGCAGCAGTGCGCTCACCGGGCTGGGGCCCTGCATCGCCCCGGAGAGCCAGAACGAGAAGGGCAGCTGCGCGGCCTTGCCCAGGGCCGCCACGAGGATCCCGGCCGCGATCACGTGCCGCCACGGGTCCTCCGCCGCGGGCAGGGCGGACAGCGCCATCCCGGCGCCCCCGGCCAGGGCGGCCCCGGCGGCGACGTAGAGCCCCAGGTCCGCGGTGCGGGTGGTGACGAACGCCGTGAGCCCGGCCGAGACGCGGTCGGAGTCCCGCCACCAGAACCCGATCAGCGCGTAGGAGGTCGCGCCCATCAGCTCCCAGGCGAACAGCAGCGCCGGCAGGCTCGCGGCCGCGGCCGTGGCCAGGGCCGCGGCGGCGAAGAGCAGCATCAGCCCGTGGAACCGCGGCCGGCCCGCCCGGATGCTGCCGGCCGCGAAGACCAGCACCAGCAGCGTCACTCCCGCGACCATCGGGAGGGTGACTGCTGCGAGGGCGTCGACCTCCAGCGCGAAGTCGGCGCCGGCCACGAACGGGTAGGACAGGGCGGGCCGGGTCAGGGCGGCGACCGCCGCGAGGACCGTGGTCACCGCGGCGGTGAGCACCGCGACCGGGGCCGCGGCACGCTCCGCCCGGGTGAGGGCGAGCACCGCGCCCACGGTGGCCGGGAGCACCACCACCGCCAGCAGCACGGCCTGGGACGCGGTCATCGGGAGAGCTCCTCGGCCAT
Protein-coding sequences here:
- a CDS encoding NADH-quinone oxidoreductase subunit 5 family protein — translated: MTASQAVLLAVVVLPATVGAVLALTRAERAAAPVAVLTAAVTTVLAAVAALTRPALSYPFVAGADFALEVDALAAVTLPMVAGVTLLVLVFAAGSIRAGRPRFHGLMLLFAAAALATAAAASLPALLFAWELMGATSYALIGFWWRDSDRVSAGLTAFVTTRTADLGLYVAAGAALAGGAGMALSALPAAEDPWRHVIAAGILVAALGKAAQLPFSFWLSGAMQGPSPVSALLHSAAMVAMGGYLLLRVEPLLTSTGWAGPAAAWIGVATAVLMGFVALAQRELKQLLAASTVAQLGFVVLAAGVGAVSGGAAHLVAHASTKALLFLAAGAWLTALGTEELTALRGAGRRWRVVGVTATVGALALAGIAPLSLWATKDAVLAGALEVSGLLYAAGLVAAALSAAYAGKVLWTIWRRGARAEAEAGGTGRVGVLEQAPLVVLAAGAALLGVLALPPVSRALAEAVGGHGAVAPVELVVSAAIALVVLLLMLRVRVPEPGWAVRWLGLEAAAHAVVVRPALGLGHALTWFDDLVLDRAVTAAAGAVPVLARAAARFDDRVLDAGVGATAHAADAAGRGAARLDDTVVDGAVEGLAGRVRRAGRLARAPQTGAVHQYFLQAVAVLAVGVVAWSVYAVMG